One window of Saccharicrinis carchari genomic DNA carries:
- the porK gene encoding T9SS ring complex lipoprotein PorK/GldK → MKKVLALSVIVVTILSGCSNSGGGELTGVPLKGTFYEPDPYGMLFIPQGSFNMGPNDQDAAWSMTAQSKTVSIRSFWMDETEITNSEYRQFIHWVRDSIARQLLGEQFEEFVITEDLLGNELDPPILDWDARLEWDNEEYAEVLEEMFLPENERFFRRKEIDSRKLTYEYEWVDMQQAAKKTNRYNFETKQYEGVTYDQKGEESAISDRSNFIMKDNVNVYPDTLCWIADFTYSFNEPWTEKYFWHVGFYEYPVVGVTFKQATAFTIWRSRLMNNFLRNKGEAEVMEYRLPTEAEWEYAARGGLENQMYPWGGLYTRNDKGCFLANFKPLRGRYADDGGNTTMAVASYAPNDFGLFDMSGNVAEWTSGAFDESAYSFTHDFNPDYKYNALPDDPHVMKRKVIRGGSWKDVGYYLQCGTRTYEYQDSAKSFIGFRCVRDYIGD, encoded by the coding sequence ATGAAGAAAGTACTAGCTCTTAGTGTCATCGTTGTCACTATCTTAAGCGGATGTAGTAATTCTGGAGGAGGCGAACTTACCGGCGTACCTCTAAAGGGTACCTTTTACGAACCGGATCCATATGGCATGTTATTTATTCCGCAAGGAAGTTTTAACATGGGGCCTAACGATCAGGATGCTGCCTGGTCCATGACCGCACAGTCAAAAACAGTTTCTATCCGTTCTTTTTGGATGGACGAAACGGAAATAACCAACAGCGAATATCGCCAGTTTATTCACTGGGTGCGCGATTCTATCGCACGTCAGCTCTTAGGCGAGCAGTTTGAAGAATTCGTGATAACAGAAGATCTGTTAGGTAACGAACTGGATCCGCCTATACTGGATTGGGATGCAAGACTGGAATGGGACAACGAGGAGTATGCCGAGGTGTTGGAAGAAATGTTTTTACCGGAAAACGAAAGATTTTTCCGCAGAAAGGAAATTGATTCCCGCAAGTTAACCTATGAGTACGAATGGGTGGATATGCAACAAGCGGCAAAAAAAACCAATCGTTATAATTTTGAAACCAAACAGTACGAAGGGGTTACCTATGATCAAAAAGGTGAGGAATCAGCCATTAGCGACCGTTCTAACTTTATAATGAAAGATAATGTAAACGTATATCCCGATACTTTGTGCTGGATTGCCGATTTTACCTATTCATTCAATGAGCCCTGGACAGAAAAATATTTTTGGCACGTTGGTTTCTACGAATATCCCGTGGTGGGCGTAACCTTTAAGCAAGCTACCGCCTTTACCATTTGGCGTTCAAGATTGATGAACAACTTTCTGCGAAACAAAGGAGAGGCTGAAGTGATGGAATATCGCTTACCCACCGAAGCAGAGTGGGAATATGCTGCCCGGGGTGGTTTAGAAAATCAAATGTACCCTTGGGGTGGACTTTATACACGCAACGATAAAGGATGCTTCCTGGCCAACTTTAAACCACTTAGGGGCCGATATGCCGACGACGGTGGCAACACAACCATGGCAGTGGCATCCTATGCACCCAACGATTTTGGTTTGTTCGATATGTCCGGTAACGTGGCTGAGTGGACATCCGGAGCCTTTGATGAGTCGGCTTATAGTTTTACGCACGATTTTAACCCCGACTACAAATACAATGCACTGCCCGACGATCCACATGTAATGAAACGAAAAGTGATACGTGGTGGATCATGGAAAGATGTGGGATACTACTTACAATGCGGTACCCGCACCTACGAATATCAAGATTCCGCTAAATCGTTTATCGGTTTCAGATGTGTGAGAGATTATATTGGGGACTAA
- the topA gene encoding type I DNA topoisomerase, with protein sequence MAKKSSASEKNLVIVESPAKAKTIEKFLGKDFLVKSSYGHIRDLAKKDYGVDVANNYKPHYVVSDDKKEVVKELKKLAKDAETVWLASDEDREGEAIAWHLYEELGLTPENTKRIVFHEITKPAILKAVENPRDININLVNAQQARRVLDRLVGFELSPVLWKKVKPSLSAGRVQSVTVRLIVEREREIFAFKPESSYRVTAVFTITNDDGKITEIKAELPKRFKSPEETTSFLESCKGANFSVSDVSKKPLKKSPAAPFTTSTLQQEASRKLGFSVGQTMSVAQKLYEGGKITYMRTDSVNLSDTALKMASEQITSNMGEAYLKIRKYHTKSKGAQEAHEAIRPTDLSKPGVSGSQQEQKLYDLIWKRTIASQMSDAQLEKTTVQIKADGVKEHFVANGEVIKFDGFLKVYLQSSENEGDNDEEEDAGLLPPMKVGDKLSYNVIEARERWSQKPPRYSEASLVKKLEDLGIGRPSTYAPTISTIQNRGYVVKEEREGIKRNYRYIALKDDALVSQEKTEISGAERNKLFPTDIGMVVNDFLMKYFPNIFSYDFTAKVEMEFDEISMGKVVWNESIDEFYQSFHQQVEETLENSERNTGERQLGNDPKTGKPVLVKIGRYGPMAQMGESSDDEEVEKPKFASLQKGQHLETITLEQALRLFDLPRDLGLFEDKKVVVGIGRFGPYVRHDGKFVSLKKGIDDPLEIELDRAIELIKEKRKADKEKHIKSFEEDPEIQVLNGRFGPYISYQKKNYKIPKDTDPKALTLEDCQKLIKEGGKKTGKKAPAKKTAAKKTSAKKTSTKATKKTAAKKATKK encoded by the coding sequence ATGGCAAAAAAAAGTAGTGCAAGCGAAAAAAATTTGGTAATTGTGGAGTCTCCCGCCAAGGCAAAGACCATTGAAAAATTCCTGGGAAAGGATTTTTTAGTGAAATCGAGCTACGGGCATATACGCGATTTGGCCAAAAAGGATTATGGTGTTGATGTTGCCAATAACTACAAACCGCATTATGTGGTTTCCGACGATAAAAAGGAGGTGGTAAAAGAATTAAAGAAACTGGCCAAGGATGCTGAAACGGTTTGGCTGGCTTCGGATGAAGACCGCGAAGGAGAAGCCATTGCGTGGCACCTGTACGAAGAATTAGGCTTAACACCCGAAAATACAAAACGCATTGTATTTCACGAGATAACAAAACCTGCCATACTTAAGGCAGTGGAAAATCCCCGCGATATAAATATCAATTTGGTAAATGCACAACAAGCCCGACGCGTATTGGACAGGCTGGTGGGTTTTGAACTTTCGCCCGTGCTATGGAAAAAGGTAAAACCCTCGCTTTCTGCGGGTCGCGTGCAATCGGTTACCGTAAGATTAATCGTGGAACGCGAAAGGGAAATATTTGCCTTTAAACCCGAATCATCCTACCGTGTAACCGCGGTATTTACCATTACCAATGACGATGGTAAAATAACGGAAATAAAAGCCGAATTACCGAAGCGATTTAAGAGCCCTGAAGAAACAACATCTTTTTTAGAAAGTTGTAAGGGAGCCAACTTTAGCGTTAGCGATGTTAGCAAAAAGCCCTTAAAAAAATCTCCGGCAGCTCCTTTTACTACGTCTACCCTGCAGCAGGAGGCTAGCCGAAAGCTCGGTTTTTCAGTAGGACAAACCATGTCAGTAGCACAGAAGCTGTACGAGGGGGGTAAGATAACCTACATGCGTACCGATTCGGTTAACTTATCCGACACAGCCCTTAAAATGGCAAGCGAACAAATTACATCAAATATGGGCGAAGCGTATCTGAAAATACGAAAGTACCATACCAAGAGCAAAGGCGCACAGGAAGCGCACGAAGCCATACGGCCTACCGACCTAAGCAAACCCGGGGTGAGCGGTTCGCAACAGGAACAAAAGCTATACGACCTCATCTGGAAACGCACCATCGCCTCGCAAATGAGCGATGCCCAACTGGAGAAAACCACAGTACAAATAAAAGCCGATGGAGTAAAAGAACATTTTGTAGCCAATGGCGAGGTAATCAAGTTCGACGGCTTTCTGAAAGTATATCTTCAATCTTCAGAAAATGAGGGCGATAACGATGAGGAAGAAGATGCTGGATTATTACCACCGATGAAGGTGGGCGATAAGCTTTCCTATAATGTGATAGAGGCACGTGAACGATGGAGCCAAAAACCGCCCCGCTACTCCGAAGCATCACTTGTTAAAAAGCTGGAAGACCTGGGTATAGGCCGTCCTTCTACGTATGCACCCACCATTTCTACCATACAGAACCGGGGTTATGTGGTGAAGGAAGAGCGCGAGGGGATAAAAAGGAATTACCGGTATATAGCGCTAAAAGACGATGCCCTTGTAAGTCAGGAAAAAACCGAAATAAGTGGTGCCGAGCGCAACAAACTCTTCCCCACCGATATAGGCATGGTGGTCAATGATTTTTTGATGAAGTACTTCCCCAATATCTTTAGCTACGATTTTACGGCGAAGGTAGAAATGGAGTTCGACGAAATATCCATGGGCAAAGTGGTTTGGAACGAGTCTATCGACGAGTTCTATCAAAGCTTTCATCAGCAGGTTGAGGAAACCCTTGAAAACTCTGAACGCAATACGGGTGAACGCCAGCTGGGTAACGACCCCAAAACCGGAAAACCGGTATTGGTAAAAATTGGTCGTTATGGCCCCATGGCTCAAATGGGTGAGAGCAGCGACGATGAAGAGGTAGAGAAACCCAAATTTGCCTCGCTACAAAAAGGCCAGCATCTGGAAACAATCACCCTTGAGCAGGCCTTGCGCTTGTTCGACCTTCCCCGCGACTTAGGACTTTTTGAAGACAAAAAAGTAGTTGTAGGCATAGGCCGGTTCGGGCCATACGTCCGACACGACGGCAAATTTGTATCCTTAAAGAAAGGAATCGACGACCCCTTGGAAATTGAACTTGACAGAGCTATTGAGCTGATCAAAGAAAAAAGAAAAGCCGACAAGGAAAAGCATATCAAAAGCTTTGAGGAAGATCCGGAAATACAGGTTTTAAACGGGCGCTTTGGTCCTTATATTTCTTACCAAAAAAAGAATTATAAGATACCCAAGGACACCGATCCCAAGGCACTTACCCTGGAGGACTGTCAGAAGTTGATTAAAGAAGGTGGTAAAAAAACCGGCAAAAAAGCCCCGGCTAAAAAAACCGCTGCCAAAAAAACAAGCGCTAAAAAAACTTCGACAAAAGCAACAAAAAAAACGGCTGCCAAAAAGGCTACCAAAAAGTAA
- a CDS encoding PorP/SprF family type IX secretion system membrane protein yields MFRRILIFVIFCAAAFHVNSQYDPQFSQNMFNKLAVNPAFAGANEGINLVALNRNQWRGNMAIKTTVFSGDMPIKFMGIDAGLGLNILNDEIGNFTNLSMHLTYAVKWELDKGSLSLGVNAGLLNQSLKAMWNLDNLKGDVYDATDGNIPLTDQSGSAFDAGLGVYYNSKKFYAGASLSHINSPEANYKNEFNFKTTGTFYLLGGYKHKIEDTAYEFLPSFFFKTDRRSIQLDINALVKYRGRYWGGLTYRYQDAIVLLAGIEMKNGVKFGYSYDISTSAIAATGNGGTHEIMVGYNLDINFEKRTKRYKSVRYL; encoded by the coding sequence ATGTTTAGGAGAATTCTGATTTTTGTTATATTTTGCGCGGCTGCGTTCCATGTTAATTCGCAATACGATCCGCAGTTCAGCCAAAATATGTTTAACAAACTTGCCGTTAACCCGGCGTTTGCCGGTGCAAACGAAGGGATAAATCTGGTGGCCTTAAACAGAAATCAGTGGAGAGGCAACATGGCCATAAAAACAACGGTTTTTAGTGGCGATATGCCAATCAAATTCATGGGAATAGATGCCGGATTGGGGCTTAACATTTTAAACGACGAAATAGGGAATTTTACCAATCTGTCGATGCATTTAACTTATGCAGTAAAATGGGAGCTTGACAAAGGAAGTCTATCGCTGGGAGTAAATGCCGGATTGCTAAATCAAAGTTTAAAAGCAATGTGGAATCTGGATAATCTTAAAGGCGATGTTTACGATGCCACCGACGGAAACATTCCGTTAACAGATCAATCGGGTTCGGCCTTTGATGCAGGTTTAGGGGTGTATTACAATAGTAAAAAGTTTTACGCAGGAGCCTCCTTATCACACATCAATAGTCCCGAAGCGAACTATAAAAATGAATTTAATTTTAAAACAACTGGAACATTTTACCTACTTGGAGGGTATAAGCATAAAATAGAAGATACGGCATACGAATTTTTACCTTCGTTCTTCTTTAAAACAGACAGAAGAAGCATACAGCTTGATATTAATGCACTGGTAAAATACAGAGGAAGATATTGGGGCGGACTGACCTATCGTTATCAGGATGCTATTGTATTGCTGGCTGGCATAGAAATGAAAAACGGCGTTAAATTTGGCTACAGTTATGATATAAGCACATCGGCTATTGCCGCAACCGGAAACGGGGGGACACACGAAATAATGGTAGGATACAACCTGGATATTAATTTCGAGAAAAGAACAAAACGCTATAAAAGCGTTAGATATTTATGA
- the porL gene encoding type IX secretion system motor protein PorL/GldL → MSITEFVESPGYKKVMGKVYGLGASVVILGALWKILHLPGASYMLIAGLGTEAIIFALSAFEPPHEMPDWSLVYPELVGLEPKAAHHGGGGGGGSELQALIQTGNIDQQTVTELADGIKKLGTTSSQLADLSDASLATQSYLKNIQTASESVGKFGNIQDKSTRAIEESTQALTQSYTATANAISHAGTKVANDMAQSGKQLIETYANMSKSMEQEMSGISDNSKKYNNQLADLNGNLASINSIYELQLKGSQTQLQSTENVNQGLGEIHGYLKQSVEEAKNYRDQVSSLNKTVGELNTIYGNMLSAMNAGGR, encoded by the coding sequence ATGAGCATAACGGAATTTGTTGAAAGCCCGGGATATAAAAAGGTAATGGGTAAGGTGTATGGCTTAGGGGCTTCAGTAGTTATACTTGGAGCCTTATGGAAAATACTTCATTTGCCGGGAGCGTCATATATGCTTATCGCAGGATTAGGCACCGAAGCAATCATTTTTGCACTGTCGGCCTTTGAGCCACCACATGAAATGCCGGATTGGAGTCTGGTTTATCCCGAATTGGTAGGTTTAGAACCCAAAGCGGCGCATCACGGTGGAGGTGGCGGTGGCGGAAGTGAGCTGCAAGCGCTTATCCAAACCGGAAATATCGATCAACAAACGGTAACGGAGTTGGCAGACGGAATTAAAAAACTGGGAACTACCTCCTCGCAACTGGCCGATTTAAGCGATGCATCTTTGGCCACCCAAAGCTATCTGAAAAATATACAAACCGCATCTGAATCGGTAGGTAAATTCGGAAATATACAGGATAAATCTACCAGAGCGATCGAAGAATCCACACAGGCACTTACGCAATCCTACACAGCTACAGCCAATGCCATTTCGCATGCCGGCACCAAAGTGGCTAACGATATGGCACAATCGGGCAAGCAATTAATCGAAACCTACGCCAATATGTCGAAAAGTATGGAGCAGGAAATGAGCGGCATATCGGATAACAGCAAAAAGTACAACAACCAATTAGCCGATCTCAACGGAAACCTGGCATCAATCAATTCTATCTATGAGTTGCAGCTAAAGGGATCACAAACACAGTTGCAATCTACCGAAAATGTAAACCAAGGATTGGGCGAAATACACGGTTATCTGAAGCAATCCGTTGAGGAGGCGAAAAATTACAGGGATCAGGTATCCAGCCTCAACAAAACCGTAGGTGAATTGAACACCATATACGG
- a CDS encoding arginase family protein, which translates to MQLSDFFETVTPAKVINQLMPLEDTLGNQIVYGIADGWDFNDLKKFEVAIVGLADDKNAPQNQGCSQAVSTIRDSLSALRKTSRDIQIVDLGNLKGKTLNDRYFALAEVTQLLSASGLCMLLVGGGQDYVLPLTKGLARDKNDLSVTIVDAKLDFCHNGTDFSAHTFLSELGAHYNKDIFELNILGAQNYLLGESQVSKMNRLGWECVRLKELRGENIDCAEPFCRDAELFCFDVGAIQQSYLPYYSNININGFTGYEACQLAWYAGAGATSKAFCLSEYNPTIDKTGKGSMLCAEIIWHFLDAKSQYTREIPKEHMQEYKISVVHLHDFDVHIRFYSNRLNNRWWIEVPWKNGIKLLACSKKDYLKAQSGELPDKWWKFYKKQNQG; encoded by the coding sequence GTGCAGCTTAGTGATTTTTTCGAAACCGTAACACCTGCCAAAGTAATCAACCAATTAATGCCGTTGGAAGATACCTTGGGCAATCAAATCGTATATGGTATAGCAGATGGCTGGGACTTCAACGATCTTAAAAAATTTGAGGTAGCTATTGTGGGATTGGCAGATGATAAAAATGCGCCACAAAACCAAGGCTGCAGTCAGGCCGTAAGTACCATAAGAGATAGCTTATCGGCCTTACGGAAAACAAGCAGAGATATTCAGATTGTGGATCTGGGCAACCTGAAAGGTAAAACTTTAAATGACAGGTATTTTGCCCTTGCCGAAGTAACACAATTATTAAGCGCTTCAGGGCTGTGCATGCTCCTTGTGGGAGGGGGACAGGATTACGTGCTGCCGCTAACAAAAGGATTGGCCAGGGATAAAAATGATTTATCTGTAACCATCGTAGATGCAAAACTCGACTTTTGCCATAACGGAACCGATTTTAGCGCACACACCTTTTTATCCGAACTGGGTGCACATTACAATAAAGATATATTTGAATTGAACATACTAGGTGCACAAAACTATCTTTTGGGCGAAAGCCAGGTAAGTAAAATGAACCGGCTGGGATGGGAATGTGTGCGGTTAAAAGAATTAAGAGGCGAAAACATAGATTGTGCCGAACCGTTTTGTCGCGATGCCGAATTGTTTTGTTTTGATGTAGGCGCTATACAGCAAAGCTATTTGCCCTATTATTCAAATATTAATATAAACGGTTTTACCGGATACGAAGCTTGTCAATTGGCCTGGTATGCAGGTGCCGGAGCTACTTCAAAAGCATTTTGCTTAAGCGAATACAACCCTACAATTGATAAAACGGGCAAAGGAAGCATGCTCTGCGCAGAAATAATTTGGCATTTTTTAGATGCTAAGTCCCAGTATACAAGGGAGATACCCAAAGAGCACATGCAGGAGTATAAAATTTCTGTGGTTCATTTACACGATTTTGACGTTCATATACGTTTCTATTCAAACAGATTGAACAATAGATGGTGGATTGAAGTACCATGGAAAAACGGGATAAAATTACTGGCTTGTAGTAAAAAAGATTATTTGAAGGCACAAAGCGGTGAGTTACCCGATAAATGGTGGAAGTTCTATAAAAAACAAAACCAAGGATAA